From one Catellatospora sp. IY07-71 genomic stretch:
- a CDS encoding DivIVA domain-containing protein, which yields MPLTPADVHNVAFKKPPIGKRGYDEEEVDAFLDEVERELARLIEENSELRMQAERGGGGRPVGPGGPDPRLAAELNEMKAQLDRMQRDKSAAEQAARAMQNELEQLRGGGMAAAAAMSGPEGEQQALRVLMMAQRTADDHVSDARREADKVLSEARSKAEEVTRDARAKADALERDARQRHQEAISGLDAKRTALQQHIDTLKQFEREYRTRLKAYLESQLRDLEGRGQSLEAEIGRGEDRPAGSGGLAAAGSGSFNGR from the coding sequence ATGCCGCTCACCCCGGCCGACGTGCACAACGTCGCCTTTAAAAAGCCTCCGATCGGCAAGCGGGGGTATGACGAGGAGGAGGTCGACGCCTTCCTTGATGAGGTTGAGCGCGAACTCGCCCGTCTGATCGAAGAGAACAGTGAGCTGCGCATGCAGGCCGAGCGCGGTGGCGGTGGCCGCCCGGTCGGTCCCGGCGGGCCCGACCCGCGCCTGGCGGCCGAGCTCAACGAGATGAAGGCGCAGCTCGACCGCATGCAGCGGGACAAGTCGGCCGCCGAGCAGGCCGCCCGCGCCATGCAGAACGAGCTGGAGCAGCTGCGCGGCGGCGGCATGGCGGCCGCGGCGGCCATGTCCGGCCCGGAGGGCGAGCAGCAGGCGCTGCGCGTGCTGATGATGGCCCAGCGCACCGCCGACGACCACGTGTCGGACGCGCGCCGCGAGGCCGACAAGGTGCTGTCCGAGGCCCGCTCCAAGGCGGAGGAGGTCACGCGCGACGCGCGGGCCAAGGCCGACGCGCTGGAGCGCGACGCCCGCCAGCGCCACCAGGAGGCGATCAGCGGCCTGGACGCCAAGCGCACGGCGCTGCAGCAGCACATCGACACGCTCAAGCAGTTCGAGCGGGAGTACCGCACGCGCCTGAAGGCGTACCTGGAGAGCCAGCTGCGCGACCTCGAGGGCCGTGGGCAGAGCCTCGAGGCCGAGATCGGCCGTGGCGAGGACCGCCCGGCGGGCTCGGGCGGCCTGGCCGCCGCGGGCTCGGGCTCCTTCAACGGCCGCTGA
- a CDS encoding YggS family pyridoxal phosphate-dependent enzyme — MTDERREQIAANLAAVRERIAAAAAKAGRDPREITLVAVTKTYPAADVLHLAALGVTDVGENRDQEAAPKAAETAAAGADLRWHFIGQLQRNKARSVASYAAMVHSVDSVRLASALDAAAARAAGEGRPGPLDALVQLSVDGDPERGGALAEGDDPDRGLRRVAAALAEAAHLRLRGVMAVAPLDWAPERAFAEVARCAALIRAEHPDATVVSAGMSDDLDEAVACGATHVRIGSALLGMRPPLR; from the coding sequence GTGACGGACGAGCGGCGCGAGCAGATCGCGGCGAACCTGGCGGCGGTACGCGAGCGCATCGCGGCCGCCGCGGCGAAGGCGGGCCGGGACCCGCGCGAGATCACCCTGGTCGCCGTGACCAAGACCTACCCGGCCGCCGACGTGCTGCACCTGGCCGCCCTGGGCGTCACCGACGTGGGGGAGAACCGGGACCAGGAGGCGGCCCCCAAGGCGGCCGAGACCGCGGCGGCAGGGGCGGACCTGCGCTGGCACTTCATCGGGCAGCTGCAGCGCAACAAGGCCCGCTCGGTGGCCTCGTACGCGGCGATGGTGCACTCGGTCGACTCGGTGCGCCTGGCGTCCGCCCTGGACGCCGCCGCGGCGCGTGCGGCCGGCGAGGGCCGCCCCGGCCCGCTGGACGCGCTGGTGCAGCTCAGTGTGGACGGTGATCCGGAGCGCGGCGGCGCGCTGGCCGAGGGCGACGATCCGGATCGCGGGCTGCGGCGGGTGGCGGCGGCGCTGGCCGAGGCCGCCCACCTGCGGCTGCGCGGCGTGATGGCGGTGGCGCCGCTGGACTGGGCGCCCGAGCGGGCGTTCGCGGAGGTGGCCCGGTGCGCCGCGCTGATCCGGGCGGAGCATCCTGATGCGACGGTGGTCTCCGCGGGCATGAGCGACGATCTGGACGAGGCCGTGGCGTGCGGCGCGACACATGTGCGCATCGGCAGCGCATTGCTCGGAATGCGACCACCCCTGCGGTAG
- the ftsZ gene encoding cell division protein FtsZ produces the protein MTPPHNYLAVIKVVGIGGGGVNAVNRMIEVGLKGVEFIAINTDAQALLMSDADVKLDVGRELTRGLGAGANPDVGKNAAEDHRDEIEEVLKGADMVFVTCGEGGGTGTGGAPVVANIARKLGALTIGVVTRPFSFEGKRRQVQAESGIEELRNQCDTLIVIPNDRLLALGDRGITMMDAFRQADQVLLSGVQGITDLITTPGLINLDFADVKSVMSGAGSALMGIGSARGDNRAVEAAERAISSPLLEQSMDGARGVLLSIAGGSDLGLFEINDAAQLVTDAAHPDANIIFGAVIDDALGDEVRVTVIAAGFDGGSPSYKPVEIPRKVTPPVEAPTLRHPTPTSTPPAQSQRKVLFDDVDVPDFLKNGS, from the coding sequence ATGACACCTCCGCACAATTACCTCGCGGTCATCAAGGTCGTCGGCATCGGCGGCGGTGGCGTGAATGCCGTCAACCGCATGATCGAGGTCGGCCTCAAGGGCGTGGAGTTCATCGCCATCAACACCGACGCGCAGGCGCTGCTGATGAGCGACGCCGACGTCAAGCTCGACGTCGGCCGGGAGCTGACCCGCGGCCTGGGCGCCGGGGCCAACCCCGACGTGGGCAAGAACGCCGCCGAGGACCACCGCGACGAGATCGAGGAGGTGCTCAAGGGCGCCGACATGGTCTTCGTGACCTGCGGCGAGGGCGGCGGCACCGGCACCGGCGGCGCGCCCGTGGTGGCCAACATCGCCCGCAAGCTCGGCGCGCTGACCATCGGCGTGGTGACCCGGCCGTTCTCGTTCGAGGGCAAGCGCCGCCAGGTGCAGGCCGAGTCCGGGATCGAGGAGCTGCGCAACCAGTGCGACACGCTCATCGTCATCCCGAACGACCGGCTGCTGGCGCTGGGCGACCGCGGCATCACCATGATGGACGCGTTCCGCCAGGCCGACCAGGTGCTGCTGTCCGGTGTCCAGGGCATCACCGACCTGATCACCACGCCGGGTCTGATCAACCTGGACTTCGCCGACGTCAAGAGCGTCATGAGCGGCGCGGGCAGCGCGCTCATGGGCATCGGCAGCGCCCGCGGCGACAACCGCGCGGTGGAGGCGGCCGAGCGCGCCATCTCCAGCCCGCTGCTGGAGCAGAGCATGGACGGCGCGCGCGGCGTGCTGCTGTCCATCGCGGGCGGCTCCGACCTCGGCCTGTTCGAGATCAACGACGCGGCGCAGCTGGTCACCGACGCGGCCCACCCGGACGCGAACATCATCTTCGGCGCGGTCATCGACGACGCGCTCGGCGACGAGGTGCGGGTGACCGTGATCGCGGCGGGCTTCGACGGCGGCTCGCCGTCGTACAAGCCGGTCGAGATCCCCCGCAAGGTGACCCCGCCGGTGGAGGCGCCCACGCTGCGCCACCCGACGCCCACCAGCACCCCGCCGGCCCAGTCGCAGCGCAAGGTGCTGTTCGACGACGTGGACGTGCCCGACTTCCTGAAGAACGGTTCCTAG
- a CDS encoding cell division protein FtsQ/DivIB: MPDGRDPSAGSRRSWRLVRAGTDAIPPWVRRFMQQYGARRARLPLSRAGRVRRRRQIVARLGMALAGLLAVGTLGWLIFVSPVLGVHDVWVEGALVLEADQVVAAAAVPDGTPLARVDTDAVRDRVAKLPPAREVTVSRRWPSTLVIEIVERSPVGAVPNGKKYDLFDDHGVIYRTVTSVPSGVARVELATPGPQDTSTQSALVVLRSLGERLRSELVTLVVEGPARIRLELRGDRVVTWGDAEESEMKAKVATALLAKPDKRIDVSGVPEVVTLG, encoded by the coding sequence ATGCCGGACGGCCGGGACCCCTCGGCAGGCTCGCGCCGCAGCTGGCGGCTGGTGCGGGCGGGCACCGACGCGATCCCGCCCTGGGTGCGGCGGTTCATGCAGCAGTACGGCGCACGGCGCGCCCGCCTCCCGCTCTCCCGGGCGGGGCGGGTGCGCCGGCGCCGGCAGATCGTGGCCCGACTCGGCATGGCGCTGGCCGGGCTGCTGGCCGTCGGCACGCTGGGCTGGCTGATCTTCGTCTCGCCCGTGCTCGGCGTACACGACGTCTGGGTCGAGGGTGCTCTCGTCCTGGAGGCCGACCAGGTGGTCGCGGCCGCGGCGGTGCCCGACGGCACCCCGCTGGCCCGGGTGGACACCGACGCGGTCCGCGACCGGGTGGCCAAGCTGCCGCCGGCCCGCGAGGTCACCGTGTCGCGGCGCTGGCCGTCCACTCTGGTCATCGAGATCGTGGAGCGCTCGCCGGTGGGCGCGGTGCCCAACGGAAAGAAGTACGATCTTTTCGATGATCATGGTGTGATCTACCGTACGGTCACCAGCGTGCCGTCCGGGGTGGCCCGGGTGGAGCTGGCCACGCCGGGTCCGCAGGACACCTCGACCCAGTCGGCGCTCGTGGTGCTGCGGTCGCTCGGCGAGCGCCTGCGCTCCGAACTGGTCACACTGGTGGTCGAGGGTCCGGCCCGGATCCGGCTGGAACTGCGCGGCGACCGCGTCGTGACCTGGGGAGACGCTGAGGAGAGCGAGATGAAGGCGAAGGTGGCGACCGCGTTGCTGGCCAAGCCGGACAAGCGCATCGACGTCAGCGGCGTGCCCGAGGTCGTGACCCTCGGCTGA
- the murC gene encoding UDP-N-acetylmuramate--L-alanine ligase, producing the protein MIPAGVLTAEDLGRVHMIGVGGVGMSGLARLLLTRGVPLSGSELREWPHLAALRALGGTIYMSHDVSNLDGVDTVIYSTAIPADHVELAEARRRGLRVLHRSEALAAAMTGRRTIAVAGTHGKTTTTSMITLILQHAGLAPSFVIGGEISEVGSNAHHGSGEYFVAEADESDRSFLLYRPHVSIITNVEEDHLNTYGTLANLEDAFVEFGTLIEADGFVVTCADDPGAQRVTARLRDLGRTVFTYGESPEADLRVTEITTTAAGVRYLAALDGKELGEFSMPVPGRHLGLNSAAAVLTALKLGLDPEVVAAALAAHPGVRRRFELKGIVNGVRVYDEYAYHPTSMTAALQTLREVAGDGRLVVVFQPYRMYRTRDLQAEIATALSLADEAVIMEVFGPGEVREPGEGGVALTAAIPLPEAQKVFVPSWEDVPGEVVRRVREGDVVVTMGAPPISLMGDELMPALSARGDAPSPNGYVARHASPDAREQG; encoded by the coding sequence ATGATCCCGGCGGGTGTGCTCACCGCGGAGGACCTGGGCCGGGTGCACATGATCGGGGTCGGCGGCGTCGGCATGAGCGGGCTGGCCCGGCTGCTGCTCACCCGCGGCGTGCCGCTGTCCGGTTCGGAGCTGCGCGAGTGGCCGCACCTGGCCGCGCTGCGGGCGCTGGGCGGCACCATCTACATGAGCCACGACGTGTCGAACCTGGACGGGGTGGACACGGTCATCTACTCGACCGCGATCCCGGCCGATCACGTGGAGCTGGCCGAGGCGCGCCGGCGCGGGCTGCGCGTGCTGCACCGCTCGGAGGCGCTGGCCGCGGCGATGACCGGCCGGCGCACCATCGCGGTGGCGGGCACCCACGGCAAGACCACCACCACCTCGATGATCACGCTGATCCTGCAGCACGCCGGGCTGGCCCCGTCGTTCGTGATCGGCGGCGAGATCTCCGAGGTGGGCTCGAACGCCCACCACGGCAGCGGCGAGTACTTCGTGGCCGAGGCCGACGAGAGCGACCGCTCGTTCCTGCTCTACCGGCCGCACGTGTCGATCATCACGAACGTGGAGGAGGACCACCTCAACACGTACGGCACGCTGGCCAACCTGGAGGACGCGTTCGTCGAGTTCGGCACCCTGATCGAGGCCGACGGCTTCGTGGTGACCTGCGCCGACGACCCGGGCGCGCAGCGGGTCACCGCGCGGCTGCGCGACCTGGGCCGCACGGTGTTCACCTACGGCGAGTCGCCCGAGGCGGACCTGCGGGTCACCGAGATCACCACGACCGCCGCGGGCGTGCGCTACCTGGCCGCGCTGGACGGCAAGGAGCTGGGCGAGTTCTCCATGCCGGTGCCGGGGCGGCACCTCGGCCTCAACAGCGCCGCGGCGGTGCTCACCGCGCTCAAGCTGGGCCTGGACCCGGAGGTGGTGGCGGCCGCGCTGGCCGCGCACCCGGGCGTGCGGCGGCGCTTCGAGCTGAAGGGCATCGTCAACGGCGTACGCGTCTACGACGAGTATGCCTACCACCCGACCTCGATGACCGCGGCGCTGCAGACGCTGCGCGAGGTGGCCGGGGACGGCCGCCTGGTGGTGGTCTTCCAGCCGTACCGGATGTACCGCACCCGCGACCTGCAGGCCGAGATCGCGACCGCGCTGTCGCTGGCCGACGAGGCCGTGATCATGGAGGTCTTCGGCCCCGGCGAGGTGCGCGAGCCCGGCGAGGGCGGGGTGGCGCTGACCGCGGCGATCCCGCTGCCCGAGGCGCAGAAGGTGTTCGTGCCGTCCTGGGAGGACGTGCCGGGCGAGGTGGTGCGGCGGGTCCGGGAGGGCGACGTCGTGGTGACCATGGGCGCCCCGCCGATCTCGCTGATGGGCGACGAGCTCATGCCGGCCCTGTCCGCGCGCGGCGACGCCCCCTCGCCGAACGGCTACGTCGCCCGCCACGCCTCGCCGGACGCGCGAGAGCAGGGCTGA
- a CDS encoding DUF167 domain-containing protein produces MARDRSASVTEPAVVAVRVKPGAGRTRVGGAYPGPHGPALIVAVQAPAVDGRATEAARRALAEALELPAASVSLRTGQTSRDKLFLVASPPADLGARLSALREAAH; encoded by the coding sequence ATGGCACGTGATCGATCAGCGTCGGTGACAGAACCCGCCGTTGTCGCGGTTCGGGTCAAACCGGGCGCGGGCCGCACCAGGGTGGGCGGCGCCTACCCGGGGCCGCACGGGCCCGCGCTGATCGTCGCCGTGCAGGCCCCCGCCGTGGACGGCCGCGCGACCGAGGCGGCCCGCCGGGCGCTGGCCGAGGCGCTGGAGCTGCCGGCCGCGAGCGTCTCCCTGCGCACCGGCCAGACCAGCCGGGACAAGCTGTTCCTCGTCGCGTCGCCCCCGGCCGATCTCGGCGCCCGCCTGTCCGCGCTGCGCGAGGCGGCACATTGA
- a CDS encoding TraR/DksA C4-type zinc finger protein, producing MVKPAESKTASRTAAKATPAKKGDRSAAETEKIRQALTARRDELQEEYDHTLVEIAELQRDRLTDSAGDDQADTGTKTFEREQEITLANNILERITQVERALERLDEGSYGWCERCGNPIPVERLAAFPSATLCVTCKQLEERR from the coding sequence ATGGTCAAACCTGCCGAGTCCAAGACCGCCAGCCGGACGGCCGCCAAGGCCACCCCGGCGAAGAAGGGTGATCGCAGCGCCGCGGAGACCGAGAAGATCCGGCAGGCGCTCACCGCGCGCCGCGACGAGCTGCAGGAGGAGTACGACCACACGCTCGTGGAGATCGCCGAACTGCAGCGGGACCGCCTCACCGACTCGGCCGGCGACGACCAGGCCGACACCGGCACCAAGACGTTCGAGCGCGAGCAGGAGATCACCCTCGCCAACAACATCCTGGAGCGCATCACCCAGGTCGAGCGCGCATTGGAGCGGCTCGATGAGGGAAGCTACGGGTGGTGCGAGCGGTGCGGCAACCCGATCCCGGTGGAGCGGCTGGCCGCGTTCCCCTCGGCCACGCTGTGTGTGACGTGCAAGCAGCTGGAGGAGCGCCGCTGA
- a CDS encoding YggT family protein has protein sequence MFSPVLQVAYLAIYLFYLVLLARFVMGYVLSFSRRWQPARGSAAALEVVWSVTDPPLKALRRVIPPLRIGTVSIDLSSIVLLIILLVLMIIVRSLILG, from the coding sequence GTGTTTTCGCCTGTCCTGCAGGTCGCCTATCTCGCGATCTACCTGTTCTACCTGGTGCTCCTGGCCAGGTTCGTGATGGGCTACGTGCTCTCCTTCAGCAGGCGCTGGCAGCCGGCCCGTGGGTCGGCTGCCGCGCTCGAAGTGGTGTGGAGCGTCACTGATCCGCCTCTCAAAGCGTTGAGGCGTGTGATCCCACCGTTGCGCATTGGTACCGTGAGCATCGACCTGAGCTCCATCGTCCTGTTGATTATCCTTTTAGTGCTGATGATTATCGTTCGGAGCCTGATCCTCGGGTGA
- a CDS encoding potassium/proton antiporter yields the protein MIPHLDVALLIGAAVLLVAVAAVRWSTRLGVPSLLVYLALGVLLGSVFGLRFDDAEVTRMLGTCALVLIIAEGGLTARWTMLRPVLGLASALATVGVVVSVAVVAVSCHFLLGWDWRTSALIGAVLSSTDAAAVFSTLRRLRLRPRLVATLEAESGINDAPVVLLVILLSTTGAVGPWWLEALVISYELLAGAVIGLLVGLVGRELLRRAALPAAGLYPLAAIGLTVLAYAGGAVAHASGFLAVYAAGVVLGNARLPHRQAILGFADGLAWLSQIGLFVLLGLLVSPPGLIEMLVPAVLVGVVLTFAARPLSVLVCATPFGVGWREQAFLSWAGLRGAVPIVLATIPMAQRMPGAETLFNIVFVLVVLFTLVQAGTLPEVARRLRVTAPAEATELRVETAPLERMHADLLQLEVPDGSGLAGVHLDELRLPVGASVTLVLRGGVGFVPDRDTRLRMGDSLLIVTTEAVRDEAERRLRAVSRRGRLAHWFGEDGREHGD from the coding sequence TTGATCCCGCACCTGGACGTGGCCCTGCTGATCGGGGCCGCGGTGCTGCTCGTCGCCGTGGCCGCGGTGCGCTGGTCCACCCGCCTGGGCGTGCCGAGTCTGCTGGTCTACCTCGCGCTCGGCGTGCTGCTGGGCTCCGTCTTCGGCCTCCGGTTCGACGACGCCGAGGTCACCCGGATGCTCGGCACCTGCGCCCTGGTCCTGATCATCGCGGAGGGCGGCCTGACCGCCCGCTGGACCATGCTGCGTCCCGTGCTGGGCCTGGCCTCGGCGCTGGCCACGGTCGGCGTGGTGGTCAGCGTCGCGGTGGTCGCGGTCTCCTGCCACTTCCTGCTCGGCTGGGACTGGCGCACCTCCGCGCTGATCGGCGCGGTGCTGTCCTCCACCGACGCGGCGGCGGTCTTCTCCACCCTGCGCCGGCTGCGGCTGCGGCCCCGGCTGGTGGCCACGCTGGAAGCCGAGTCGGGCATCAACGACGCCCCGGTCGTCCTCCTGGTCATCCTGCTGTCGACGACGGGCGCGGTCGGGCCGTGGTGGCTGGAGGCGCTGGTCATCTCGTACGAGCTGCTGGCCGGTGCCGTGATCGGCCTGCTGGTCGGCCTGGTCGGCCGGGAGCTGCTGCGCCGGGCGGCGCTGCCCGCGGCCGGCCTCTACCCGCTGGCCGCGATCGGGCTGACCGTGCTCGCGTACGCGGGCGGCGCCGTCGCGCACGCCTCCGGCTTCCTGGCGGTGTACGCGGCCGGGGTGGTGCTGGGCAACGCGCGGCTGCCGCACCGGCAGGCGATCCTCGGGTTCGCCGACGGGCTGGCCTGGCTGTCCCAGATCGGGCTGTTCGTCCTGCTCGGCCTGCTGGTGTCGCCGCCCGGCCTGATCGAGATGCTGGTGCCCGCGGTGCTGGTGGGCGTGGTGCTGACCTTCGCGGCGCGGCCGCTGTCGGTGCTGGTCTGTGCGACGCCGTTCGGGGTGGGCTGGCGCGAGCAGGCGTTCCTGTCCTGGGCGGGGCTGCGCGGGGCGGTGCCCATCGTGCTGGCGACCATCCCGATGGCGCAGCGGATGCCGGGGGCCGAGACGCTGTTCAACATCGTGTTCGTGCTGGTGGTGCTGTTCACCCTGGTGCAGGCGGGCACGCTGCCCGAGGTGGCCCGGCGGCTGCGGGTGACCGCCCCGGCCGAGGCGACCGAGCTGCGGGTGGAGACCGCGCCGCTGGAGCGCATGCACGCCGACCTGCTGCAGCTGGAGGTGCCGGACGGCTCCGGCCTGGCCGGGGTGCACCTGGACGAGCTGCGGCTGCCGGTGGGCGCGTCGGTGACGCTGGTGCTGCGGGGCGGTGTCGGGTTCGTGCCGGATCGCGACACCCGGCTGCGGATGGGCGACAGCCTCCTGATCGTGACCACCGAGGCGGTCCGGGACGAGGCCGAGCGGCGGCTGCGCGCGGTGAGCCGGCGGGGCCGGCTGGCGCACTGGTTCGGGGAGGACGGCCGGGAACACGGTGACTAG
- the murG gene encoding undecaprenyldiphospho-muramoylpentapeptide beta-N-acetylglucosaminyltransferase gives MVQGDGRLRSVVLAGGGTGGHIYPLLAFADCLRRHDPDIRITCLGTPRGLETELIPAAGYDLRHVPAFQLPRSVNMNLLRTPDRMYRSTKAARAIMDEVQADAVVGFGGYVSVPAYLAAWRRHTPIVIHEVNVPAGIANKLGMKFTDNVAVGFPHQPRQDEALRDATVVGVPLRQSLATVDRVALREQARAHFGLDPHRPTLFVFGASQGARSINLAVAASAKALTSAGVQVLHVIGARNEDFDVPSGLDAPYVRVKFINEMQLGYAAADLALCRGGAITCAETAALGVPAIYVPLPYGNGEQRRNALPVVEAGGGLIVDDAELTPQWIEQNVLPLVTDSSRLATMGYAAAAYGRRDGDEQLRSFLLNALASAKRN, from the coding sequence ATGGTGCAAGGTGACGGTCGACTGCGATCGGTGGTGCTGGCCGGCGGAGGCACCGGCGGGCACATCTACCCGCTGCTGGCGTTCGCGGACTGCCTGCGCCGCCACGATCCGGACATCCGGATCACCTGCCTGGGCACGCCGCGCGGCCTGGAGACCGAGCTGATCCCGGCGGCGGGCTACGACCTGCGCCACGTCCCGGCGTTCCAGCTGCCCCGCTCGGTGAACATGAACCTGCTGCGCACCCCGGACCGGATGTACCGGTCGACCAAGGCGGCGCGCGCGATCATGGACGAGGTGCAGGCCGACGCGGTGGTGGGCTTCGGGGGGTACGTCTCCGTGCCCGCATACCTGGCGGCCTGGCGGCGGCACACGCCGATCGTGATCCACGAGGTGAACGTGCCCGCCGGCATCGCCAACAAGCTGGGCATGAAGTTCACCGACAACGTCGCGGTGGGTTTCCCGCACCAGCCGCGCCAGGACGAGGCGCTGCGTGACGCGACCGTGGTCGGCGTGCCGCTGCGGCAGTCCCTGGCGACGGTGGACCGGGTCGCGCTGCGCGAGCAGGCCCGCGCCCACTTCGGCCTGGACCCGCACCGGCCGACCCTGTTCGTGTTCGGCGCCTCGCAGGGCGCCCGCTCGATCAACCTGGCCGTGGCCGCCTCGGCGAAGGCGCTGACCTCGGCCGGGGTGCAGGTGCTGCACGTGATCGGCGCCCGCAACGAGGACTTCGACGTGCCCAGCGGGCTGGACGCGCCGTACGTGCGGGTCAAGTTCATCAACGAGATGCAGCTGGGCTACGCCGCGGCCGACCTGGCGCTGTGCCGGGGCGGCGCGATCACCTGCGCGGAGACCGCCGCGCTGGGGGTGCCCGCGATCTACGTGCCGCTGCCATACGGCAACGGCGAGCAGCGGCGCAACGCCCTCCCGGTCGTTGAGGCTGGTGGGGGACTTATCGTGGACGACGCCGAGCTGACCCCGCAGTGGATCGAGCAGAACGTGCTGCCGCTGGTGACGGACTCGTCCCGGCTTGCCACGATGGGCTACGCGGCGGCCGCGTACGGCCGGCGCGACGGTGACGAGCAGCTGCGCTCGTTCCTGCTGAACGCGCTGGCGTCGGCGAAGCGGAACTAG
- a CDS encoding RluA family pseudouridine synthase: MSLRGESRSLPVPDGLDGMRLDQAVSRLFGLSRTAAATLVEAGDALVDGVPRGKSDKVTGGSWLEVTLPAPPTAPEVVAERVEGLRIIHSDDDIVVVDKPVGVAAHPSPGWTGPTVIGGLAAMGQTVATSGAAERQGVVHRLDVGTTGLMVVAKSESAYSALKWAFKHREVDKRYHAVVQGHLDPLRGTVDAPIDRHPTHDWKFAVMSGGKPSITHYDTLEAFPAASLVDIKLETGRTHQIRVHFSALRHPCVGDLTYGADPTLAARLGLHRQWLHARELSFIHPGTGLEVRFVSEYPPDLAQALSLLREAG; encoded by the coding sequence ATGAGCCTGCGCGGTGAGAGCCGCTCGCTGCCGGTGCCCGACGGCCTGGACGGGATGCGGCTGGACCAGGCGGTGTCCCGGCTGTTCGGGCTGTCCCGCACCGCGGCGGCGACCCTGGTGGAGGCCGGCGACGCGCTCGTCGACGGCGTGCCCCGGGGCAAGTCGGACAAGGTGACCGGCGGCAGCTGGCTGGAGGTGACCCTGCCCGCCCCGCCCACCGCACCCGAGGTGGTCGCCGAGCGGGTCGAGGGTCTGCGGATCATCCACAGCGACGACGACATCGTCGTGGTCGACAAGCCGGTCGGGGTGGCCGCCCACCCCAGCCCCGGCTGGACCGGCCCCACCGTGATCGGCGGGCTGGCCGCGATGGGCCAGACCGTCGCCACCAGCGGCGCCGCCGAGCGCCAGGGTGTGGTGCACCGGCTCGACGTGGGCACCACCGGCCTGATGGTGGTGGCCAAGAGCGAATCGGCGTACAGCGCGCTCAAGTGGGCGTTCAAGCACCGGGAGGTGGACAAGCGCTACCACGCGGTGGTGCAGGGCCACCTCGACCCGCTGCGCGGCACGGTCGACGCCCCCATCGACCGGCACCCGACGCACGACTGGAAGTTCGCGGTGATGTCGGGCGGCAAGCCCAGCATCACGCACTACGACACGCTGGAGGCCTTCCCCGCCGCCAGCCTCGTCGACATCAAGCTGGAGACCGGGCGCACCCACCAGATCCGGGTGCACTTCTCCGCACTGCGCCACCCCTGCGTAGGCGATCTGACCTACGGCGCCGATCCGACCCTCGCCGCCCGCCTCGGCCTGCACCGGCAGTGGCTGCACGCGCGCGAGCTCAGTTTCATCCACCCCGGCACCGGACTCGAGGTCCGGTTCGTCAGCGAGTACCCACCGGACCTGGCGCAGGCGCTTTCGCTGCTGCGCGAGGCCGGCTGA
- a CDS encoding cell division protein SepF, protein MGALRKAGVWLGLVEDDDEHEYDDAAYDKGYTSGYRDRGGRRDRAEDRYSRDGGRYNDDFEDDDDLDEAPSVPRTRMAVDRSGSARLEAARESARAEATRLNVEARLEAARAERATVRPITRPLTAAPAASATTTATRDNLALAPQVQPQQRVAPPVEDDRRPQITTLHPTTYNEARQIGERFRDGTPVIMNLTEMDEADAKRLVDFAAGLAFGLRGTIERVTNRVFLLSPANVQVTAEDKAKIAEGGYLNQ, encoded by the coding sequence ATGGGCGCACTGCGGAAGGCGGGTGTCTGGCTCGGGCTGGTCGAGGACGATGACGAGCACGAGTACGACGACGCTGCCTACGACAAGGGATACACCTCCGGTTACCGCGACCGCGGGGGCCGCCGCGACCGGGCGGAGGACCGCTACTCGCGTGACGGGGGTCGGTACAACGACGACTTCGAGGACGACGACGACCTGGACGAGGCGCCGTCGGTGCCGCGCACCCGCATGGCGGTCGACCGCAGCGGCTCGGCCCGGCTGGAGGCCGCGCGCGAGTCGGCGCGGGCCGAGGCCACGCGGCTGAACGTGGAGGCGCGCCTGGAGGCGGCGCGGGCCGAGCGGGCCACCGTGCGCCCGATAACCCGTCCGCTGACCGCCGCGCCGGCCGCGTCGGCCACCACCACCGCCACGCGGGACAACCTGGCGCTCGCGCCCCAGGTGCAGCCCCAGCAGCGGGTGGCGCCGCCGGTCGAGGACGACCGCCGGCCGCAGATCACCACGCTGCATCCCACCACGTACAACGAGGCGCGGCAGATCGGGGAGCGGTTCCGGGACGGCACGCCGGTGATCATGAACCTTACGGAGATGGACGAGGCGGACGCCAAGCGTCTGGTTGACTTCGCGGCGGGACTCGCATTCGGGTTGCGGGGTACGATCGAGCGCGTCACCAACCGGGTGTTCCTGCTCTCACCGGCCAATGTCCAGGTCACCGCCGAGGACAAGGCCAAGATCGCCGAGGGTGGGTACCTCAACCAGTAA